The following proteins are encoded in a genomic region of Ornithinibacillus sp. 4-3:
- the trpE gene encoding anthranilate synthase component I codes for MMKPTFSEAKALATKGYKVVPICYEIMSDVITPIELLRKLKQESEHCYILESVVNQEYSGRYTYLGYNPTLNITCSNGVVKVKDVEGNIIQEEKTLQPNEHIKKFLKEYASPKLTGLPTFTGGLVGYFSYDYIKYVEPTLVLDGKDEEGFHDFDLMLFDKVICFDNLRQKIILIANAKTDDMETGYKQAVEDIKQLVSIIRKEVTSKIPTSKLKSEFKPLFNKKEFCQMVEEGKKYIFEGDIFQVVLSNRLEAEFEGSLFDAYRMLRTSNPSPYMFYFSGDEIEVAGSSPETLVKLNDGALHTFPLAGTRPRGANEEEDKALESDLLSDEKELAEHNMLVDLGRNDLGRISKFGSVEVEKYMSIERYSHVMHIGSTVKGIIREDCSGMDAIDAVLPAGTLSGAPKIRACEIINRLENNKRGIYGGAVGYMDFTGNLDTCIAIRIAYKKNGKVFIRSGAGIVADSIPEKEYEECINKAQAVVNAVEQAQEVDNHDFINR; via the coding sequence ATGATGAAACCAACATTTTCAGAAGCAAAAGCGTTAGCAACCAAGGGGTATAAGGTAGTACCCATTTGTTATGAAATAATGTCTGATGTCATTACACCAATCGAATTATTAAGAAAACTAAAGCAAGAAAGTGAGCATTGTTATATTTTAGAAAGTGTTGTCAATCAAGAATACAGTGGTAGATATACTTATTTAGGCTATAATCCAACTTTAAATATTACCTGTTCAAATGGAGTTGTGAAGGTGAAGGATGTGGAAGGTAATATTATTCAGGAAGAGAAGACACTTCAGCCGAATGAACATATCAAGAAATTCCTCAAGGAATATGCTAGTCCAAAGTTAACAGGGTTACCAACTTTTACAGGTGGTCTAGTTGGTTACTTTTCCTATGATTATATAAAATACGTAGAACCTACGTTGGTATTAGATGGGAAGGATGAGGAAGGGTTTCATGATTTTGATTTAATGTTATTCGATAAGGTAATATGCTTTGATAATTTAAGACAGAAAATCATTCTAATTGCGAATGCCAAGACAGATGATATGGAAACTGGTTACAAGCAAGCGGTGGAAGATATCAAACAATTAGTTTCTATTATACGTAAAGAAGTTACTTCTAAAATACCGACCTCTAAACTGAAGTCAGAATTTAAGCCTTTATTTAATAAAAAAGAATTTTGCCAGATGGTCGAGGAAGGGAAGAAATATATTTTTGAAGGGGATATTTTTCAAGTCGTCTTGTCAAATCGATTAGAAGCGGAATTTGAAGGGAGTCTGTTTGATGCTTATCGAATGCTTCGTACATCGAATCCATCTCCATACATGTTTTATTTTAGTGGTGATGAAATAGAAGTCGCAGGATCTTCACCTGAAACATTAGTTAAACTTAATGATGGAGCATTGCACACATTTCCGTTAGCAGGAACAAGACCTAGAGGTGCAAATGAGGAAGAAGATAAAGCATTAGAAAGTGATTTACTGTCAGATGAAAAAGAACTTGCAGAGCACAATATGCTAGTAGATTTGGGTAGGAATGACTTAGGGAGAATTAGTAAATTCGGTTCTGTAGAAGTGGAGAAATATATGTCCATTGAAAGATACTCCCATGTGATGCATATAGGTTCCACCGTCAAAGGGATAATTCGAGAGGATTGCTCAGGAATGGATGCAATTGATGCAGTACTACCAGCAGGTACATTATCTGGAGCACCTAAAATCAGAGCATGTGAAATTATCAATCGTCTAGAAAATAATAAAAGAGGAATTTATGGCGGAGCAGTAGGATACATGGATTTTACAGGAAATTTGGATACATGTATTGCGATAAGAATTGCTTATAAGAAGAATGGTAAGGTATTTATTCGTTCTGGTGCGGGTATTGTTGCTGACAGTATTCCTGAAAAAGAATATGAGGAATGTATAAATAAAGCACAAGCAGTAGTAAATGCGGTAGAGCAAGCTCAGGAGGTAGATAATCATGATTTTATTAATAGATAA
- a CDS encoding endonuclease MutS2 encodes MNKKTFEKLQYNELKEIVKSYCISGLGKNMIEKLKPSSNITVVRNRLNETTEARAILDTGSQAPFLGVSNIENIIQNLEKGVILDPNGLLSIADFLRGCRKVKRFMLDKTFFAPVLASYANSMSEFKGLEDEINLSIKGNSIDANASKQLKKIRQSIHLTEEKIKERLDKFLKNGTNKKYIQEFLVVKKGERYTIPIKASYKNQVSGSIVEVSSRGSTVFIEPNTVTKLNVELASLKAEEAVEEYQILATLSGMILENLPEIKINMELISQYDMGFAKAKFSKQIDGIEPKLNDHGYIKLASAKHPLLAGEIVPLDFEIGKENRSLIITGPNAGGKTIVLKTVGLLTLAVMSGFHIHAEKETEVAIFENIYVDIGDDQSIENALSTFSSHMKNISEIMRMSNNNTLLLFDEIGSGTEPNEGAALAISILEEFYHMGCITVATTHYGEIKRFSELHADFMNAAMQFNSETLEPLYKLMIGESGESNALWISKKMNVPDNVLTRAQAYIDKKKYDLELVNEDKIRKSKSKHSNKTMEEEYEYKKGDRVKLLEHDELGIVYKEMDYARNIVVFYNGEFIEVNVKRLALDIAASELYPQGYDLDTLFIDHHTRKMQHDIERGSKKALRKIQKEIRKNRD; translated from the coding sequence ATGAACAAGAAAACTTTTGAGAAACTTCAGTATAACGAGTTAAAAGAAATTGTGAAATCTTATTGTATAAGTGGATTAGGGAAAAATATGATAGAAAAATTGAAGCCAAGTTCGAATATAACTGTGGTTCGAAATCGTTTGAATGAAACTACTGAAGCAAGAGCGATATTAGATACAGGAAGTCAAGCTCCTTTTTTAGGGGTTTCTAACATTGAAAATATCATACAAAACCTTGAAAAAGGCGTTATTCTAGATCCAAATGGTTTACTAAGTATAGCGGATTTTTTAAGAGGATGTAGAAAAGTAAAAAGGTTTATGCTTGATAAAACGTTTTTTGCACCTGTTCTTGCATCTTATGCTAATTCAATGTCCGAATTTAAAGGATTGGAAGATGAAATTAATTTATCTATTAAAGGAAATAGTATTGACGCCAATGCAAGCAAACAATTAAAGAAGATAAGACAAAGCATTCATTTAACAGAAGAAAAAATTAAAGAACGTTTAGATAAATTTTTAAAAAATGGTACGAATAAAAAATATATTCAGGAGTTCTTAGTAGTTAAGAAAGGCGAAAGATACACTATTCCAATTAAAGCTTCCTATAAAAATCAAGTTTCTGGATCAATTGTAGAAGTTTCTTCCAGGGGCTCCACCGTTTTTATTGAACCGAATACAGTTACAAAGCTAAATGTGGAGCTGGCAAGTCTAAAAGCTGAGGAAGCAGTAGAGGAATATCAAATATTAGCGACTTTATCAGGAATGATCTTAGAAAACCTTCCTGAAATTAAGATAAATATGGAGCTTATCAGTCAATATGATATGGGGTTTGCAAAAGCAAAATTTAGTAAGCAAATTGATGGTATAGAACCAAAATTAAACGATCATGGCTATATTAAGTTAGCTAGTGCAAAACATCCACTATTAGCAGGAGAAATAGTGCCATTAGATTTTGAAATTGGGAAAGAGAACCGGAGTTTGATTATTACCGGACCAAACGCTGGAGGAAAAACAATAGTACTTAAAACAGTAGGTTTATTAACATTGGCAGTCATGTCTGGTTTTCATATTCATGCTGAAAAAGAAACGGAAGTAGCAATATTTGAAAATATCTATGTTGATATTGGCGATGATCAAAGTATAGAAAATGCACTAAGCACATTCTCATCCCATATGAAAAACATTTCAGAAATCATGAGAATGTCGAACAATAACACACTTCTACTGTTTGATGAAATAGGAAGTGGAACGGAACCTAATGAGGGTGCAGCGCTGGCTATTTCTATTTTAGAAGAGTTTTATCATATGGGGTGTATAACAGTAGCAACAACACATTATGGGGAAATTAAACGTTTTTCCGAGTTGCATGCTGATTTCATGAATGCCGCAATGCAATTTAATAGTGAAACATTAGAACCTTTGTACAAATTAATGATAGGAGAATCAGGAGAAAGTAATGCCCTTTGGATTTCTAAAAAAATGAATGTACCAGACAATGTGTTAACAAGAGCACAAGCATATATAGATAAGAAAAAGTATGATTTAGAACTTGTAAATGAAGATAAAATAAGGAAGTCAAAGTCTAAACACTCTAACAAGACAATGGAAGAAGAGTACGAATATAAAAAAGGAGATCGCGTAAAATTATTAGAGCATGATGAGCTTGGCATCGTATATAAAGAAATGGATTATGCTCGTAATATAGTTGTATTTTATAATGGAGAATTTATAGAAGTAAATGTAAAAAGACTAGCACTAGATATAGCAGCGAGTGAATTATATCCGCAAGGCTATGATTTAGACACATTATTTATTGACCATCATACGCGTAAAATGCAACATGATATAGAACGTGGTTCAAAAAAAGCCCTTCGAAAAATACAAAAAGAAATTAGAAAAAATAGAGATTAA
- a CDS encoding cysteine desulfurase-like protein: MSSTYPIEEIRKQFPSLKRTYRDKTAVYFDGPGGAQTLQSAIDAITNYLTRGGANLHGNFPSSYETEELIATTKQDIKSLFNADKAEVAFGPNATTLMFAVSRAIARSWEEGDEIILTELEHHSNIDSWRTAADDRGVVVKYIPFNPSTLTLDLEVLPKLLTSKTKLVAVGSASNCIGTITDVKTIAEQAKKVGALVAVDAVHAIPHMYVDMEDQNIDMLFSSAYKFFAAHVGMAIIRKEIFEDLDVYKVVPAPDDVPDRLEMGTQNHEGIPTVSSAIQFIASLGHGETLQEQIKSGYHAIEVYENNLADLMRSELSKIDEVTLYQADASVPKTPTIAFRVEGISPKDFCIRMCEEHSVFIAEGDFYAKTLAEKLGIRDKGSFIRAGLAPYNTKEEVNRFIEGTKAIIQTIEK; encoded by the coding sequence ATGTCTTCAACTTATCCTATAGAAGAGATTCGTAAACAATTTCCTTCACTAAAACGTACTTATCGAGATAAAACAGCTGTCTATTTTGATGGTCCTGGTGGTGCACAAACACTCCAGAGCGCAATCGATGCAATTACAAATTACCTTACTCGAGGTGGAGCAAACCTACATGGGAACTTTCCATCAAGCTATGAAACAGAAGAGTTAATTGCGACGACAAAACAAGATATAAAATCCTTATTTAATGCAGACAAAGCAGAAGTTGCTTTTGGACCTAATGCTACTACTTTAATGTTTGCGGTAAGTCGAGCTATAGCACGTTCTTGGGAAGAAGGGGATGAAATTATCCTCACGGAATTAGAGCACCATTCCAATATTGATTCCTGGAGAACAGCTGCTGATGATCGAGGGGTTGTAGTAAAATATATTCCTTTTAATCCTTCTACACTCACTTTAGATTTAGAGGTTTTACCTAAGCTGTTAACTTCTAAAACAAAGCTAGTGGCAGTTGGTTCTGCTTCTAATTGTATTGGGACAATTACTGATGTGAAAACGATTGCTGAACAAGCAAAAAAGGTTGGCGCATTAGTTGCAGTCGATGCAGTTCATGCCATCCCACATATGTATGTTGATATGGAAGATCAAAACATTGATATGCTCTTTTCTTCTGCTTATAAGTTTTTTGCTGCTCATGTCGGAATGGCGATTATCCGTAAAGAGATTTTTGAAGACTTAGATGTCTATAAGGTTGTTCCTGCTCCAGATGATGTACCTGATCGTCTTGAAATGGGAACACAAAATCATGAAGGAATTCCAACTGTATCAAGTGCGATTCAGTTTATAGCAAGTCTTGGTCATGGAGAAACATTACAAGAACAGATTAAGTCTGGCTACCATGCTATCGAAGTTTACGAGAATAATTTGGCTGATTTGATGCGATCTGAGCTTTCAAAAATAGATGAGGTGACATTATATCAGGCTGATGCTTCTGTACCTAAAACACCAACCATTGCATTTCGGGTAGAAGGTATTTCACCTAAAGATTTTTGTATCCGTATGTGTGAAGAGCATAGTGTGTTCATTGCTGAAGGTGATTTCTATGCTAAAACATTAGCTGAGAAATTAGGAATCAGAGATAAAGGTTCATTTATTCGTGCAGGGCTTGCCCCTTATAATACAAAAGAAGAAGTTAATCGATTTATAGAAGGTACAAAAGCAATTATTCAAACGATAGAGAAATAA
- a CDS encoding class I SAM-dependent methyltransferase translates to MSEQNIYDNQTFFDGYKKLRENPTSANNMVEKPALFSLLPNLAGKSVIDLGCGYGENCREFSRLGAKKVLGIDISEKMLQVAEQENKCNNVDFLRLSMNDLAAINEKYDVVVSSLSIHYIKDFDRLMNNIANLLAADGIFIYSQEHPMTTALMHENYWSKDNEGNIIHYNLSDYSLLGERKVTWFVDGVTKYHRTFASIFNSLISAGFEIDKVLEPLPDKKTMEQYPLYKRYYHKPDFLLIKAKVMST, encoded by the coding sequence ATGAGTGAACAAAATATTTACGATAATCAAACCTTTTTTGATGGTTACAAAAAGCTACGTGAAAATCCGACCTCAGCAAATAATATGGTAGAAAAACCAGCATTATTTTCCCTTCTTCCAAATTTAGCAGGAAAATCGGTAATTGATTTAGGCTGTGGTTATGGGGAAAATTGTAGAGAGTTTTCACGATTAGGGGCTAAGAAGGTTTTGGGAATTGATATCTCTGAAAAAATGCTGCAAGTGGCAGAACAAGAGAATAAATGTAATAATGTTGATTTCTTGCGACTTAGTATGAATGATTTAGCAGCTATTAATGAAAAATATGATGTTGTGGTTAGCTCACTTTCTATACATTACATAAAGGATTTTGATAGATTAATGAATAATATAGCTAATTTGCTGGCAGCAGATGGAATATTTATTTATTCTCAAGAGCATCCAATGACTACGGCATTAATGCATGAAAACTATTGGTCAAAAGATAATGAAGGAAACATTATTCATTATAATTTATCAGATTACAGTTTATTGGGTGAAAGAAAAGTAACATGGTTTGTTGATGGTGTGACTAAGTATCATCGTACATTTGCTTCGATCTTTAATTCATTAATCTCAGCTGGATTTGAAATAGATAAGGTATTGGAACCTTTACCAGATAAAAAGACGATGGAACAGTATCCCTTATATAAAAGATACTATCACAAACCAGATTTTCTACTGATTAAGGCAAAGGTTATGTCTACTTAA
- a CDS encoding ion transporter: MLKKLIFEWVVHIKLKRIIEHPLFSKTILVLIMLNAVIICLETYPNIYKSYSHLLIGVDRILLLIFTVEILLKLFVYRSSFFRNGWNILDFIVISLSLIFIHSNFITILRIVRVLRVLRTLSMFPSLRRLINALFLSIPAMGSTILLTTILFYIYGIFGTTMFANAAPEYFGNFHSTILTLFQIFTLDSWATGIFRPLLSDIPWAWLYFVTFVLSSAFILANLFFGELVNNAHRLAEAEKDPEEDGVYKELKELKAQNQELHRKVDQLMEIMKK, encoded by the coding sequence TTGCTAAAGAAACTGATATTCGAGTGGGTGGTACATATAAAACTAAAGCGCATAATTGAGCATCCTCTTTTTTCAAAGACCATTCTAGTACTCATTATGTTAAATGCAGTCATCATTTGTTTAGAAACATATCCAAATATTTATAAGTCCTATTCTCATTTATTAATTGGGGTAGACCGAATTCTTTTACTGATTTTCACTGTTGAGATTTTGTTAAAGCTCTTCGTCTATCGCTCAAGCTTCTTTCGAAATGGCTGGAATATATTAGATTTTATTGTTATTTCTCTAAGTCTAATATTCATTCATTCTAATTTCATTACAATCTTACGTATCGTACGTGTACTTAGAGTTTTAAGAACATTATCTATGTTTCCATCCTTAAGAAGACTAATTAATGCCTTATTCCTATCCATCCCTGCAATGGGAAGCACTATCCTTTTAACAACCATTTTATTTTATATTTATGGAATATTTGGGACAACCATGTTTGCTAATGCTGCACCTGAGTATTTTGGAAATTTCCATTCTACGATTCTAACACTCTTTCAAATTTTCACGTTGGATTCTTGGGCTACTGGAATTTTCCGCCCACTTTTAAGTGATATTCCATGGGCATGGTTGTATTTTGTCACTTTCGTCTTAAGTAGTGCCTTCATTCTTGCTAATCTCTTCTTCGGAGAATTAGTCAATAACGCACATAGGCTCGCTGAGGCAGAGAAGGATCCTGAAGAAGATGGGGTTTATAAAGAGCTAAAAGAACTAAAAGCACAAAATCAAGAATTACATCGCAAGGTAGATCAGTTGATGGAAATAATGAAGAAATAA
- a CDS encoding cyclase family protein: MELWKMLEKMKSDQYKWVDLSYKVDENTPHYEGFRDLQVKDIMTFDKEKVSAREYTMISQFGTHIDPPFHFIEDGKALDKIGVKEMIYPLCVIDVSKEVAENHDFGMDVEDIKKWEAEHGEIPEDCFVAMRTDWSKREGEAFFNKDENGDPHYPGWTKAALEYLCEVRKVAAIGHEPPDTDPAITAKTALWAGELYYLQQDKY, encoded by the coding sequence ATGGAATTATGGAAGATGCTAGAAAAAATGAAGTCTGATCAATATAAATGGGTGGATTTAAGCTATAAAGTCGACGAAAATACTCCACATTATGAAGGATTTCGTGATTTGCAGGTTAAAGATATTATGACTTTTGATAAAGAAAAAGTAAGTGCTAGAGAATATACGATGATCAGTCAATTTGGCACACATATTGACCCACCTTTCCATTTTATTGAAGATGGAAAAGCACTCGATAAAATTGGTGTAAAAGAGATGATTTATCCACTATGTGTTATTGATGTTTCTAAAGAAGTGGCTGAAAATCATGATTTTGGTATGGATGTAGAAGACATTAAGAAATGGGAAGCAGAGCACGGAGAGATTCCAGAAGATTGCTTTGTTGCTATGCGTACTGATTGGTCCAAGCGTGAGGGAGAGGCCTTCTTTAATAAAGATGAAAATGGAGATCCCCATTATCCAGGTTGGACAAAGGCTGCTTTAGAATATTTATGTGAGGTAAGAAAAGTAGCGGCAATTGGTCATGAACCACCAGATACTGACCCAGCTATCACAGCCAAAACAGCACTATGGGCAGGTGAGCTATATTATTTACAACAAGATAAGTATTAA
- a CDS encoding aminodeoxychorismate/anthranilate synthase component II translates to MILLIDNYDSFSYNLYQLIGGINPNIKVIRNDEFTCEEIEKMNPSHLIISPGPGRPSDAGICEEAIQFFKGKIPIFGVCLGHQAICEVFGSEITYADQLMHGKVSKIKVNNEATIFKDIPETIEVGRYHSLAVNKETLSQELLIVGEADDGEIMAVKHAEYEIYGVQFHPESILTNAGEQILRNFLGE, encoded by the coding sequence ATGATTTTATTAATAGATAATTATGATAGTTTTTCTTATAATCTATACCAATTGATTGGTGGAATAAATCCAAACATAAAAGTAATTAGAAATGACGAATTTACTTGTGAAGAGATTGAAAAAATGAATCCTAGCCATTTAATTATTTCACCAGGACCAGGAAGACCTTCAGACGCAGGTATTTGTGAAGAAGCAATTCAATTTTTCAAAGGTAAGATACCCATATTTGGCGTATGTTTAGGACATCAAGCAATTTGTGAAGTGTTTGGAAGTGAAATTACGTATGCGGATCAACTGATGCATGGCAAAGTATCTAAAATTAAGGTAAATAATGAAGCTACAATATTTAAGGACATCCCTGAAACAATTGAAGTAGGAAGATATCATTCGCTTGCAGTTAATAAAGAAACATTGTCGCAAGAGCTTTTGATTGTAGGGGAAGCTGATGATGGAGAAATTATGGCTGTAAAACATGCTGAGTATGAAATCTATGGCGTACAATTTCATCCAGAATCTATTTTAACAAATGCCGGTGAGCAGATATTGAGAAATTTCTTAGGTGAATAA
- a CDS encoding GntR family transcriptional regulator, whose amino-acid sequence MRNDYLKEKLEKNPFIVLGEEVYKVLYNDIIQLNILPGTRLSESKIAKEFGTSRTPVKNAIDRLKEDGLVITEQGKAHVITLNKKEGRQLYEARLALEGYAVFLAATRINESQLEQLHQLVIEYNHSANTEDFLNHAYYDHEFHKIIMKAADSPYIMNLYETIESRILHYRNSLLINVPPDRFRTILSRAGKCHTAIYNAIRLGFAEIAKNEMERDINGMMDVFVEWN is encoded by the coding sequence ATGCGAAATGATTATCTGAAGGAAAAACTAGAAAAAAATCCCTTTATTGTCTTAGGTGAAGAAGTATATAAAGTTTTATATAATGATATTATTCAGTTAAACATCCTGCCGGGAACAAGATTAAGTGAATCAAAAATTGCTAAAGAGTTTGGTACAAGCAGGACACCAGTTAAAAATGCGATTGATCGCCTAAAAGAAGATGGTTTAGTTATTACGGAACAAGGAAAAGCACATGTAATTACTTTAAATAAAAAAGAAGGACGTCAGCTTTATGAAGCTAGATTAGCTTTAGAAGGATATGCAGTTTTTCTAGCTGCAACCAGAATCAATGAATCACAGTTAGAACAATTACATCAACTGGTCATTGAATATAATCATTCAGCAAATACAGAAGACTTCCTAAATCATGCCTACTATGACCATGAATTTCATAAAATAATTATGAAAGCAGCAGATAGCCCCTATATCATGAATTTATATGAAACAATTGAAAGTAGAATACTGCATTATCGAAATTCTTTATTAATCAATGTACCACCTGATCGCTTTCGTACAATTTTATCACGAGCTGGGAAATGCCATACTGCTATTTACAATGCGATTCGATTAGGGTTTGCTGAAATTGCAAAAAATGAAATGGAACGAGATATTAATGGAATGATGGATGTGTTTGTGGAATGGAATTAG
- a CDS encoding GNAT family N-acetyltransferase: MVLETKRLILRPWKEDDAETLYEYAKDPLVGPSAGWPVHTSVENSREIIKHVLSASETYAVCLKEDNKAIGSIGLLIGEQSNKGIAQNEAEIGYWIGVPFWGQGFIPEATEEIIRYAFENLGMKKLWCGYFDGNENSKRVQEKCGFQYQYTVKDQKWELINEIRTEHITCMTRIEWSVKNNYNYLSDVGNGRFSKESFISKNRKDPDLLSRKLYEDLSSLSNQSKLPNGDEITNCKVIGPNKYGGYELEVEVTKENTKDKTVFILGSDYIGPPVHWAVEVGMNDKEIGDFLEVSRTIGGHLLWWKRSDDDNKKVWHKYEFWYKNKATKLKENKIKPNEVHCFNKKERDSFSLNEWNKMNRKDKITSIIPYTITVNTARGGKKGFYDRIDFTLFDLKQWYLGLPCKLQEAYENSREWLLLFKDFKGFIDYFLLQDFVVEKEHYAVKNLDSFDEEEQYKTLSNTDVYHSSRSQNKAAYKAFVEASLAIISRRNERIIAYITKDNR, from the coding sequence ATGGTACTTGAAACAAAAAGACTGATATTACGTCCATGGAAAGAAGATGATGCGGAGACTTTATATGAATATGCAAAGGATCCCTTAGTAGGACCTTCTGCTGGATGGCCTGTGCACACGAGTGTGGAAAACAGTCGAGAAATCATCAAACATGTACTATCAGCAAGTGAAACATATGCAGTATGTCTAAAAGAGGATAATAAAGCTATTGGTAGTATTGGCTTGCTGATCGGAGAACAGAGTAATAAAGGTATTGCTCAGAATGAGGCAGAGATCGGTTATTGGATTGGCGTGCCATTTTGGGGGCAAGGATTTATCCCTGAAGCTACGGAAGAAATAATACGATATGCGTTTGAGAATTTAGGAATGAAGAAGCTATGGTGTGGCTACTTTGATGGAAACGAAAACTCAAAGAGGGTTCAGGAAAAGTGTGGATTTCAGTATCAATATACAGTTAAAGATCAGAAATGGGAGCTTATAAATGAAATTCGCACAGAACATATTACTTGCATGACTAGGATAGAGTGGAGCGTTAAAAATAATTATAATTATTTAAGTGATGTAGGAAATGGAAGATTTTCAAAGGAATCCTTTATTAGCAAGAATAGAAAAGATCCCGATTTATTGAGTAGAAAACTATATGAAGATTTGAGTAGCCTTTCTAATCAAAGTAAATTACCAAATGGGGATGAAATTACAAACTGTAAAGTTATTGGTCCTAATAAATATGGTGGTTATGAATTAGAAGTGGAAGTTACTAAAGAAAATACAAAGGATAAGACCGTTTTTATATTGGGTTCAGATTACATTGGCCCACCTGTTCATTGGGCGGTTGAAGTAGGAATGAACGATAAAGAAATAGGTGATTTTTTGGAAGTGTCACGTACTATTGGTGGTCATTTATTATGGTGGAAAAGAAGTGATGATGACAACAAGAAGGTATGGCATAAATATGAATTCTGGTATAAAAATAAAGCAACAAAGTTGAAAGAGAATAAAATTAAACCTAATGAAGTTCACTGTTTTAATAAAAAAGAAAGAGACTCTTTTTCTCTAAACGAGTGGAACAAAATGAATAGAAAAGATAAAATAACATCTATCATTCCATATACCATTACGGTGAATACGGCACGTGGAGGAAAAAAAGGATTTTACGACAGAATAGATTTTACATTATTTGATTTAAAACAATGGTACTTAGGACTGCCGTGTAAATTACAAGAGGCCTATGAAAATTCCAGAGAATGGTTATTATTATTTAAAGACTTTAAAGGGTTTATAGACTATTTTCTGTTGCAGGATTTTGTAGTGGAAAAGGAGCATTACGCGGTTAAAAATTTGGATTCCTTTGATGAGGAAGAACAATATAAAACGTTATCAAATACTGATGTATACCATTCAAGTAGATCACAAAATAAAGCGGCATACAAAGCATTTGTTGAGGCTTCTCTTGCAATAATATCAAGGAGAAATGAAAGAATCATAGCATATATAACAAAGGACAATCGATAA
- a CDS encoding alkaline phosphatase family protein, with translation MKESQSFRKPVILLNIDSLMSGPLEVATQTGRAPALQFLMENGNYISNMVTSFPTMSVTIDSSLLTGAYADKHHIPGLNWFDDSENQFINYGTGFRETFRMGMRKSVHNMLYRLNNEHLSSEVTTIYEELASKGIPSASINSFVYRGNTPKRLRVPRLLSTLTHFEDGKWIAEGPSILSLGTFSKLRPWSFPTKIAAGNRKYTAKELRYLIRKNKLPWFTFCIFQDMDTRIHFKGPMDIKGITKIDKEIQKTLNLFSS, from the coding sequence ATGAAAGAATCCCAATCTTTTCGAAAACCAGTTATTTTACTAAATATTGATTCATTGATGAGCGGCCCATTGGAAGTAGCTACCCAAACAGGACGTGCTCCTGCCCTACAATTTTTAATGGAAAACGGAAATTATATATCTAATATGGTAACTTCATTTCCAACCATGTCTGTAACCATTGACAGTAGTCTCTTGACAGGTGCATATGCGGATAAACATCATATTCCAGGTTTAAACTGGTTTGATGATTCGGAAAACCAGTTTATTAACTACGGTACGGGTTTTCGTGAAACATTTCGAATGGGTATGCGAAAATCTGTTCATAATATGCTGTACCGATTAAACAATGAACATTTGAGTAGTGAAGTCACTACTATTTATGAAGAATTGGCTTCTAAGGGGATTCCCTCGGCTTCTATTAACTCCTTTGTCTATCGAGGAAATACTCCTAAACGTTTGCGTGTTCCGCGGCTACTTAGCACGTTGACTCATTTTGAAGATGGTAAGTGGATAGCTGAAGGCCCATCTATCCTCTCGTTAGGTACTTTTTCAAAGTTAAGACCATGGAGTTTTCCGACGAAGATAGCTGCAGGAAATCGTAAATATACAGCCAAGGAACTCCGATATTTAATTCGTAAAAATAAACTACCATGGTTTACTTTCTGTATCTTTCAGGATATGGACACCCGGATTCATTTTAAAGGTCCGATGGATATAAAGGGGATTACTAAAATAGACAAAGAAATACAAAAAACATTGAATTTATTTTCAAGTTGA